The Haloterrigena turkmenica DSM 5511 genome includes the window GAGGAACCGTTCGTGGCTCGCCGCCGTGCCGGGGACCTCGCGTTTGACTTCGCGACGGCCGGCCCGATAGAGCGACTCGAACCCGGCGCGATCGAGATCGTACCCCAGTTCGCGAGCGGCCTCGAACGCGGCCTCCTTTCCCGCCTCCTTGCACGGCGGATACGGGTACAGCGTATCGTCGAGGTCGAACAGCGCCGCGTCGATCGACATACCGGACCCGTCACCGGGAGGGACAAAACGAGTATCGGTCGCGGAACCGCGCGGTAGCGGCCTCGGTATCGGTCGGCTCACTCGCGGGCGGAGGCGCTAGACGCGGACGTCTCGCTCTCCGTACGGGCGCGATAGCGGCGATAGGTCGCGACGGCGAGGCCGAGCGCGACGGTTCCGACGATCACGAGACCGCCACCGATGAGCCACTGACCGCGGAATCCGAGAAACATCAGGCCGAGCGCACCGGCGAACACCCCGACGTGGACGAGTACCCCGACGACGATGAACGCGAGCAACGTCTCGGACGAGAGTTCGGCGAACGCGCGCTCGAGGTCCTCGTCGCTCTCACTATCCCCGGCGGGGTCCTCGAACGGATCCTCGAGAGGGTCGTTCTCGAACGGATCCCTGAGCGGATCGCCGCCGAACGGATCGTCGAACGGGTCGTCGTCTGACGGGTCGGGGCCCACGAACGGACGTACCCCGTTCGGCGGGAAAACCGTTCGCCCGACGAAGACCGTCTGGAGCCAGCGCCGATGTCCGTCGCGGCCGGTCGCGAGTCGCGACGACGGCCGTCTGACGAACCGGAATCTCGACGGTTCATCACAATGTTTTTATCCCGCTCGAGACTACGCGTATCCACGATGGTAGGTGTCCGCTTTACAGGGGCTCTCGCCCGCTTCTAACCTACATCTACCGCTGGCTGTGTTCGATTCGATCCACAGCACGGTGGGACGAGCGGACCACCCGCCGAACTTCTCACCGAAGTTCCCCGATCAGCAGCAGCCACAGCACTACTCGCAGCCGCACCCACACGAACACCCATGTCAGAACCAGATTCCCAGTCACAGGAACAGATAACGGTCGTACTGCCCGACGGATCCGAACTCGAGGTCGCATCCGACGCGACGGTCGAGGACTGCGCCTACGAAATCGGTCCCGGTCTCGGCCGCGACACGGTCGCCGGCAAACTCGACGGCGAACTTGTCGCCAAGGAAGAACCCGTCTACGACGGCGTCGAGCTCGAGATCGTCACCGACGGCTCCGAGGAGTACCTCGAGGTCATGCGCCACTCCGCGGCACATTGCCTCGCCCAGGCCGTCGAACGGCACTACGACGACGTCGACCTCGCGATCGGGCCGCCGACGGACGAGGGCTTCTACTACGACTTCGATAATCTCGACGTCG containing:
- a CDS encoding DUF7322 domain-containing protein; protein product: MGPDPSDDDPFDDPFGGDPLRDPFENDPLEDPFEDPAGDSESDEDLERAFAELSSETLLAFIVVGVLVHVGVFAGALGLMFLGFRGQWLIGGGLVIVGTVALGLAVATYRRYRARTESETSASSASARE